The sequence GCCATGGTCTTCGGAACCGAGGCCGCCCTGGTACGGCCCCAGCTCGTGTCGGGCACCCACGCCCTGGCATGCGCCCTGTTCGGCGTGCTGCGTCCGGGCGACGAGCTGGTGGTGGCCACGGGCCTCCCGTATGACACGTTCTGGCCCGTGCTGGGGATCGAGGGCCAGGACACGCCCGGCTCCCTTGCAGAGTGGGGAGTCCGGACCCGAGTCGTGCCGCTGGCATCTTCCGGGCGGGTTGACCTGAACGCCCTCGAAGGTGCCATCACGGGGCGCACCCGCATGGTGCTGGTGCAGCGCTCCCGGGGCTATGCGTGGCGCCCGTCCCTTTCGGTGGCCGAGATTGAACGCATCTGCCGGGTAGTTCACCGCCGCCCGGGCTGCGCCGTCCTGGTGGACAACGCCTACGGGGAGTTCGCCGAATCACGGGAACCGGGGCATGCCGGCGCCGACCTGGTGGCAGGATCGCTGATCAAAAACCCCGGGGGCGGCCTGGCACCCAGCGGTGGCTACCTGGCGGGCCGCGCCGAACTGATCGGCCTCGCTGCCGCTCGCCTCACCGCCCCCGGCCTGGCGGGCGAGGTAGGACCGGGGCTGGGGGTGACCCGGTGGCTGTGGATGGGACTGTTCATGGCCCCCCGCATGGTGGGTGAGGCGCTGGCTG comes from Bacillota bacterium and encodes:
- a CDS encoding methionine gamma-lyase family protein, with protein sequence MSSRSFIREAFPELEPWPEQAVLAALEWAQRPAPTGPSPWAAIEAVVARNTARVLAAFHQVGASEGLLAETTGYAYGDPGREALEKAFAMVFGTEAALVRPQLVSGTHALACALFGVLRPGDELVVATGLPYDTFWPVLGIEGQDTPGSLAEWGVRTRVVPLASSGRVDLNALEGAITGRTRMVLVQRSRGYAWRPSLSVAEIERICRVVHRRPGCAVLVDNAYGEFAESREPGHAGADLVAGSLIKNPGGGLAPSGGYLAGRAELIGLAAARLTAPGLAGEVGPGLGVTRWLWMGLFMAPRMVGEALAGAVVAAAAFEAAGFLVSPGPFEERFDTVQVVRAASQEAALAIVRGIQRASALDARARPRPARLPGYRDPVVMAGGTFIQGSSSELSADLPLREPFDVFIQGGLSRYHVALGVARALHELVREGLAPVRHNA